Below is a genomic region from Ammonifex degensii KC4.
GTGGGGCTGGTTGCCGGCTTGGCGGTGGCCATCTGGATGCTGGTACTCCTAGTGGTGGGGTTGCGGGAGGAGCACGAACTGGCTACGGGGCAGGCGGTTCTTTTGGTACTGATTCCTATACTGGCCATCATACTTCTGGTCTTTCTTTTCGCAGCCATGGTAGGTATAATAGCGGCAACGGGTTTAGGAGGATTTGTAAAACCTTGAGCTATGTGCTGGTGATCGATGACGAGCCGCTAGTACGGCTGGTGGTGCGGGAGGCTCTGGCCGCTTCCGGCTGGCGGGTGGCCGAGGCGACCGGCGGGGAGGAGGCGTGGGAATTGATCTCCCGGGAGCGGCCGGATCTGGTGTTACTCGACTTGAGCTGCCCCGGCGGGGAGGAACTCTTGGCCCGGCTGAAAGGGGAAGTACCAGTGGTGGTCATGACCGGGGATGAGGGGGCGGCGGAAGAGCTGGGGGTAGAGGTGTTACTTAAACCCTTCGACCTGGACAAGCTTAGGAAACTTGTTGAGAGCAAGCTTGCCGGCATTTGACTGCAGGAATTGTGCGGGTTGTAGCGAAATAATTAAAGCCGAATTTAAACGTACGATTCATCCTTGCACCGTCTTTAGGAGGCTTTGGAGCATGGTTGTGCGCACTGATACTTGTCTTCTCTTGTCCTGTTCCTTCTGCTCCCGCGAGGAATTTTCTCCTCTTTCTCGCTTTGCCGTCTCCCCTGAACGGCCGCTACACATTTTCTGCTCCTGCGGGGAGGAAAAGGCCAGGATTTCTACGCGGGACCGGGTGACCTATACGGTGGAGGTTCACTGCCCTTACTGCGACTACCCGCACTTATTCCGGCTGAAGGGGAAAAAGATCTGGAATGGCTTAGAGGTGACCCGCCTTTTCTGCTCCCAAACGGGGCTGGAGATCGGCTATATCGGTCCTTACGAGAAGGTCCGGCACATCTCGCGTACGATGCGGGAGGAGCTGGAGGCGCTCATAGAGGAGCTGGGCGGGGCCGACTACTTCGTCAACCCGGAAGTGATGTTCGAAGTCCTTTACTTGGTGGAGGAACTGGCGGAAGAAGGAGGAATCTACTGCCCCTGCGGGCGCGAGGAAGTGGAGGTTGAGATCCTCCCCGACCGGTTGGTTTTGCGTTGCCGGTTTTGCGGGCGCAAATTGGTGGTGCCGGCACAAAGCCGGTCCGATCTTCAGGCTCTAGAGGAGATGGGGCATCTTCTGCTTTCCCGGTCGGGGCGGGCGGAGACCACCTCCTTGGCGCGGCGGAAAAAGGGAGCGAAGCGGAGAAAATAAAGCCGGATAAAATTTCGGGAGGTGGTTTTCTTGCCGCTGGTAACCCTGCGGGAAGTGTTGGGCGCGGCCGCGGCGGGAGGCTACGCGGTAGGAGCCTTCAACTGCAATAATATGGAGATCCTGCAGGCTATCGTGACGGCGGCTGAAGCGGAGAGGTCGCCGGTGATCGTCCAGGCCAGCCAGGGAGCCATCAAGTATGCAGGCCTGGACTACATAGCGGCCATGGCCAAAACGGCCCTGGCTTCTGCCACCGTCCCGGTGGTCCTGCACCTGGACCACGGCACGAGCTACGAGCAGGTGATAAGGTGCTTGGCCGCCGGCTTTTCCTCGGTGATGATCGATGCCTCGCGCCTTCCCCTGGAGGAGAACATCGCCCTCACCAAGGAGGTGGTGAAGGCGGCACGGGCAGTAGGGGCTTCGGTGGAGGCGGAGCTCGGCCGCATAGGGGGTACAGAGGACGACATCTCGGTGGCGGAGCGGGAGGCCTTCTTCACCGACCCTGATGAGGCAGCCTATTTCGTGGAGCAGACTGGCGTAGATGCCCTGGCGGTGGCCATCGGTACCGCCCATGGCCCTTACCGCTGGGAGCCCAAGCTCGACTTCGAGCGGCTAAGCCGGATAGCGGCCAAGGTAAAAGTACCCCTGGTGCTGCACGGATCTTCGGGTGTACCGGCGGAGGACATAAAGGAGGCCATAAGGCGGGGCATCCGCAAGATCAACATCGATACCGACATCCGCATCGCTTTCGTCAACCGGATGCGGGAGGTGCTTATGGCCAATCCGGACGAGATCGACCCGCGTAAGATCCTGGGGCCGGCGCGCGAGGCGGCCACGGAGGTAATCCGCGAGAAGATGCGCATTTTCGGTAGCTCTGGTAAAGCTATCGGCGTATAATTCTTAAGTAAAGGGGGAATGCAGCCATCAAGCTCTTTCTCGATACTGCCAACCTGGAGGAGATCCGCACCGCCGTTTCTTGGGGAGTAATCCAGGGCGTGACCACCAACCCTACCTTGGTGGCACGGGAAGGTCGGGAGTTTAAATCCCTCATTAAGGAGATAGCCGAGTTGGTCGACGGTCCGGTGAGTGCCGAGGTGATAAGCACCGAGGCGGAGGGGATGATCGCGGAGGCAGAGGAGCTAAGCCGCCTTCACCCCAACGTGGTAATAAAGATCCCCATAACGCCAGAGGGCTTAAAGGCTGTAAAGGCGCTGAAAGCCCGGGGTATCAGGACCAACGTCACTCTGATCTTTTCCGCTAACCAGGCGTTGCTGGCAGCTTTGGCGGGGGCGAGTTACGTCAGCCCCTTTGTGGGACGACTGGACGATGCCGGTCACGACGGCATAGCCCTGGTGCGTGAGATTGCCGAGATCTTCTCCCTGCACGGTATTTCTACCGAAATAATCGCGGCCAGCATCCGCCATCCCCTGCACGTGGTGGCCGCGGCGCGGGCGGGAGCGCACATCGCTACCGTTCCCTTCCGCGTGCTGGACCAGATGGTGCGCCATCCTCTTACCGACATCGGCATCGAGCGCTTCTTGGCCGACTGGGCCAAAGTGCAGAACCTTCCCCAAAAGTAAAGGCCATTCTTTCAACGTCAAGTGAGGTAGATCATCTTGACCCCACTGGTGTGGTACAAGGTTCCCCGAAGACAAGTGGATCAAGGCGGGAAAGGGGTGAGTCAGGTGACCCCGGCTAACGATTTGGAAAGCAAGACCGTGCTGGAGCTGAGATCCATAGCCAAAGAACTGGGAGTTAAGGACTACTACCGTTTGCGCAAGCAGGAACTAGTCGAGGCTATAAGGGCCCGGTACGCAGCGGAAAAGGAAGAGGTTAAAGAGCCTGAAGTGGCGGTTGAAATCAAGGCACCCGAGCCAGAGAAAGAGCCGGAGCCATCTGCCCTCCCGCGTGCCCGGGGCGTGCTGGAGATCCTGCCGGACGGCTACGGTTTTTTGCGCCCGCATAAATACCTGCCCTCTCCCGACGACATCTACGTTTCTGCCTCCCAGATCCGGAAGTTCGACCTGCGCACGGGCGATCTGGTTGAGGGAGTGGTACGCCGGCCTAAGGAGAACGAAAAGTACTTTGCTTTATTACGGGTGGAGCGGGTGAATGGACAGCCTGCCGACGAACTTCCCTCTCGTCCCCACTTCGACAACCTCACCCCGCTTTACCCCTGCGAGCGCATCCGTCTGGAGACCACTCCCGACCGCATAGCGCCGCGCATCATCGATCTCATAGCCCCTCTAGGCAAGGGGCAGCGGGGCTTGATCGTGGCTCCTCCCAAGGCGGGTAAGACCACGCTCCTGAAGGAGATAGCCAACAGCATAACAGCCAACCACCCGGAGATTTACCTCATCATCCTGCTCATCGACGAGCGCCCGGAGGAGGTAACCGACATAAGCCGCTCGGTCAAGGCAGAGGTGGTGAGCTCCACTTTCGATGAGCCGCCGGAGAACCACGTGAAGGTGGCGGAGATGGTGCTGGAGCGGGCCAAGCGTCTGGTGGAGCACGGGCGTGACGTGGCTATACTGCTTGACAGCATCACCCGCCTGGCGAGGGCCCACAACCTGGTAATCCCTCCCAGCGGCCGTACTCTTTCCGGCGGTGTGGACCCGGCGGCTTTACACAAGCCCAAGCGCTTCTTCGGCGCGGCCCGCAAGCTAGAGGAAGGTGGGAGCCTCACCATCCTGGCAACGGCCCTTATCGAAACGGGGAGCCGTATGGACGAGGTGATTTTCGAGGAGTTCAAGGGCACTGGGAACATGGAGCTGGTGCTGTCGAGATCCTTGGCCGAGCGCCGGATCTTCCCCGCCATCGACGTCAAGCGCTCCGGCACCCGCAAGGAGGAGCTGCTGTTGAGCCGAGAGGAGCTGGAGCTGGTCTGGTACTTCCGGCGGGCCACTAACGAGATGACCCCCTGGGAGGCTATGGAGCACCTGCTGGAGGAGATTCGCCGCACCCGCTCGAACGAGGAGTTGGTGCGCAACTTCCAGGCCTTCAAGCAGGCCAGCGGTGAAGAGGTTCTGGGCCTTTCCCCCCACTACCGGTAGGTGACCGGGGCGAAGTTTGTTTGGTCGTCCCACATCCGCTCGAACTCCCGGCTGCATGCCTGGCTAAGTTCAGCCGATTTTATCACCAAGAACATTTCGTCGTTTTTCTCGCTGGCGCTACGGGTGAAGTTGTAGCTGCCGGTAGTGACTATCTTGCCGTCGATCACGACCATCTTGAGGTGCATGAGCCCCGCGTGCCGGTTCTCCTTCACAGGTATGCCCGCCAGCAGGAGTACGTTTATGGCGTGGCGCTGGGAGTCGTTCTGTCGCCAGTCTTTATTGGTGATGACCCTGACCTTTACCCCTCGCTTGTGGGCCTGAACCAGGGCCTTCACAATGTCGGGGTGGGTAAAGCTGTAGATGGCCACGTCGCATGAGGACTGTGCCTGCCCGATCAAGCTGCAAAGAGCAGGGGCCGGGTCCTGACCTGCCCGGGGAAAGTAAAGGGCCCAGCTTCCTTCCTCCAGCCGGCCGGTGGCTGTCGGACCTGTATTTAGGCAGCTGGAGGCGAAAAAGGCCAAAAAAAGGAGCAGGAAAAGGGAGAGAACTCTTGGCTTTAGGCGCATGGTCTTAGAAGCCAAAAGTCGCTATGGGTTCCTTGAGCCGGTAAAGCCAACCGGCTAGGTTTTCCTGTTCACCTGCTCCCTCTTCCTGCCCGCTCTTCTGGAAGTAGCTCACGGTCATGTGGGAGATAATGGCCTCGTTCAGGCGGTCGAGCTCTTCCTCCCGGTAACCCACTCGGCCGCAGCGGGGGCACTCCAGGTAGTGCAGCCACCCCAGCCAGGCTGCTCCCGCCCTCAGAGGCAGAGGTAGAAGGGAGGACACCTCAGAGGCAAAAGAGCCGCAGAAAGGACAACGAAGGCTCGCCTCTTCGCCCATCGCCGACTCTACCCTCCTCATGCTCGAAGGGGTTCATTACTAGGATTAGATATTCGCCGACTTTGCCCCTTAATCCTGCTGCAATTGCGGGGAGAAAGGGCCTGTGTTATAATAGCAAGCGGTTTCTTGGAGAAAGAGAGGTGACAGAAGATGAAGAAGGGGATCCATCCGGAGTACGGCCCGGCGCGAGTCATTTGCGCCTGCGGTGCCACTTTCGAGACCATGTCTACCAAGAAAGAACTGCGGGTGGAGGTCTGCTCCCAGTGCCATCCCTTTTACACGGGACAGCGGCAGATGATCGTGGAGCGCCGGGGGCGTGTAGAGCGCTTCAAGAAGAAGTACGGTCTATAAACCGGAGGAGCGTGCCCCGCTACGGCGGCCAAGCGGTCATCGAAGGAGTGATGATGCGCGGGCCGAGGGCGTGGGCAGTGGCGGTTCGCCGTCCCGACGGTTCCATTGCAGTAAAGCGCGAGGAGCTTCCCGACCGGCCGGGCGGGTGGCGCTTTCCCTTCCTGCGCGGGGTGGTGCTTCTTTACGAGGCGCTGGTCCTGGGAGTAAAGGCCCTGAGCATTTCCGCTGCCGAGGCAGCGGGAGAGGAAGAGAAGCTGGGCCGCGGGGAAATAGCGGCCACCATTATCTTCGGC
It encodes:
- a CDS encoding phospholipase D family protein translates to MIGQAQSSCDVAIYSFTHPDIVKALVQAHKRGVKVRVITNKDWRQNDSQRHAINVLLLAGIPVKENRHAGLMHLKMVVIDGKIVTTGSYNFTRSASEKNDEMFLVIKSAELSQACSREFERMWDDQTNFAPVTYR
- a CDS encoding class II fructose-1,6-bisphosphate aldolase, whose product is MPLVTLREVLGAAAAGGYAVGAFNCNNMEILQAIVTAAEAERSPVIVQASQGAIKYAGLDYIAAMAKTALASATVPVVLHLDHGTSYEQVIRCLAAGFSSVMIDASRLPLEENIALTKEVVKAARAVGASVEAELGRIGGTEDDISVAEREAFFTDPDEAAYFVEQTGVDALAVAIGTAHGPYRWEPKLDFERLSRIAAKVKVPLVLHGSSGVPAEDIKEAIRRGIRKINIDTDIRIAFVNRMREVLMANPDEIDPRKILGPAREAATEVIREKMRIFGSSGKAIGV
- a CDS encoding response regulator codes for the protein MLVIDDEPLVRLVVREALAASGWRVAEATGGEEAWELISRERPDLVLLDLSCPGGEELLARLKGEVPVVVMTGDEGAAEELGVEVLLKPFDLDKLRKLVESKLAGI
- the rpmE gene encoding 50S ribosomal protein L31 — its product is MKKGIHPEYGPARVICACGATFETMSTKKELRVEVCSQCHPFYTGQRQMIVERRGRVERFKKKYGL
- the rho gene encoding transcription termination factor Rho; protein product: MSQVTPANDLESKTVLELRSIAKELGVKDYYRLRKQELVEAIRARYAAEKEEVKEPEVAVEIKAPEPEKEPEPSALPRARGVLEILPDGYGFLRPHKYLPSPDDIYVSASQIRKFDLRTGDLVEGVVRRPKENEKYFALLRVERVNGQPADELPSRPHFDNLTPLYPCERIRLETTPDRIAPRIIDLIAPLGKGQRGLIVAPPKAGKTTLLKEIANSITANHPEIYLIILLIDERPEEVTDISRSVKAEVVSSTFDEPPENHVKVAEMVLERAKRLVEHGRDVAILLDSITRLARAHNLVIPPSGRTLSGGVDPAALHKPKRFFGAARKLEEGGSLTILATALIETGSRMDEVIFEEFKGTGNMELVLSRSLAERRIFPAIDVKRSGTRKEELLLSREELELVWYFRRATNEMTPWEAMEHLLEEIRRTRSNEELVRNFQAFKQASGEEVLGLSPHYR
- the fsa gene encoding fructose-6-phosphate aldolase gives rise to the protein MKLFLDTANLEEIRTAVSWGVIQGVTTNPTLVAREGREFKSLIKEIAELVDGPVSAEVISTEAEGMIAEAEELSRLHPNVVIKIPITPEGLKAVKALKARGIRTNVTLIFSANQALLAALAGASYVSPFVGRLDDAGHDGIALVREIAEIFSLHGISTEIIAASIRHPLHVVAAARAGAHIATVPFRVLDQMVRHPLTDIGIERFLADWAKVQNLPQK